A stretch of Chitinophaga caeni DNA encodes these proteins:
- a CDS encoding SusC/RagA family TonB-linked outer membrane protein, with product MKKALLFFTMLMVSISLAYAQERQVSGKIVGSDGIPVSFGTVQIKGTTRGTTADQLGVYNLRAKVGDILIIRAVGYLQKEVSVPATGELDITLESSTKTLDEVVIGAGGVAARKREIGYNSTIVGSEQLIQARPVNVASSLAGKVAGLQVTAISGGVNPTVKLTLRGNRSLLGNNNALVVLDNVIVPSDILGNLNPDDIEDINVLNGSNAAAIYGSDASNGAVIITTKKGKNGQNIIKFAQTLTAEKVSFYPKLQNEFGSGSTGNNQVYTPYENQQYGPRFDGSMVQIGRPLRDGTIQTVKYSPTDDKKTFWETGLNSQSDLSLSSGDEKGSTYFAVQYVKVNGTTPKDEYNRFGLRANGTRNVLENVKVGYSVYYTQNRYDITSATSSIYDQLLNTPAQIPLTKYQDWRNDPFANPQGYYNDYYANPYFTIDNNRSKTRNDYLVGNAELKWNPLKWMTAVYRVGLATRNYSSKSYTGRFIFEDDYYLTGSKASIPGSVSDGTGYTTQLTSDFQLQFNHTVKDFDFNLILGHFARNNTAKNVGVGSSGNIIKDLYHISARLGEVSGSEGDYTERQIGLWGNLKVGYKNFLFLEMTGRNDWRSVLPTNNWSFFYPSINASFIATEAIDALKDNKFLNMLKIRGGWSQIGQASIDPYALASTYSPSRGFPYPSGPGYTTDNRIVDRNLKPEMTYGWEVGFDASMWDNRIDLSATYYSTRTKDQTVPTGVSTATGFSSFLRNTGEVSNAGVEVALSVTAIRTKDVTLTIGGNYTHNENEVISISSDVPRLQMTTGGTAQVYAIPGMYFPVIMGTDYVRDDQGRIIVDRNTGYPSRADGVVLLGNTNPKNRAGVNLEFRYKNWRLWTLFEHRGGYVIYNNGASTYDFSGSSIRTTQYDRERFVIPNSSYWDEDSKTYVENTDVMVRDGGTGFWADGDGPYNMAIASNYVYSGDFWKMRELTITYNLPAKFLGKTRVIKNASISAQGRNLFLWVPDSNIYTDPEYSFTDGNAVGITTLGQTPPSRYFGANITITF from the coding sequence ATGAAAAAGGCATTACTCTTTTTCACCATGCTCATGGTGAGTATTAGCCTGGCCTATGCTCAAGAACGCCAGGTTTCGGGTAAAATCGTAGGTTCAGATGGTATACCCGTATCATTTGGAACCGTGCAAATCAAAGGTACAACCCGTGGTACCACAGCTGATCAACTAGGTGTTTACAACTTAAGAGCGAAAGTAGGAGACATCCTGATCATACGGGCTGTAGGTTATCTGCAAAAAGAAGTCTCCGTCCCTGCTACGGGAGAACTGGACATTACATTAGAATCTTCTACTAAAACACTGGATGAAGTAGTAATCGGAGCTGGAGGTGTTGCCGCCAGGAAGCGGGAAATTGGCTATAACTCCACGATCGTGGGTAGTGAACAGCTAATCCAGGCTAGACCGGTAAACGTTGCATCCAGCTTGGCCGGTAAAGTAGCCGGTCTACAGGTAACAGCTATTAGCGGTGGTGTTAATCCAACTGTTAAGTTGACGCTCCGTGGTAACCGTTCCTTGTTAGGGAACAATAATGCCTTGGTGGTTTTAGACAATGTAATTGTTCCTAGTGATATCTTGGGTAATTTGAACCCCGATGATATCGAGGATATCAACGTATTAAACGGTTCGAATGCGGCCGCGATTTACGGTTCGGATGCGTCCAATGGTGCGGTGATCATCACGACTAAAAAAGGGAAAAATGGACAGAACATCATCAAGTTTGCCCAGACTTTAACTGCTGAAAAGGTTAGTTTCTATCCTAAACTGCAAAACGAGTTCGGTTCAGGTTCTACCGGGAATAACCAAGTATATACACCATATGAAAACCAACAATACGGTCCGCGCTTTGATGGCTCGATGGTGCAAATAGGTCGCCCATTAAGGGATGGCACGATCCAAACTGTAAAATATTCACCTACGGATGATAAGAAAACATTCTGGGAAACAGGCTTAAATAGCCAATCCGATTTGTCTTTATCTTCCGGCGATGAAAAGGGAAGTACATATTTTGCTGTACAATATGTTAAAGTAAATGGTACTACACCGAAAGATGAATACAATAGGTTCGGTTTAAGGGCAAATGGTACAAGGAATGTATTGGAAAATGTAAAAGTTGGCTACAGTGTCTATTATACTCAAAATAGGTATGACATCACTTCAGCCACTTCTTCCATTTACGATCAATTGTTGAATACGCCCGCTCAAATTCCTTTAACTAAATACCAGGATTGGAGAAACGATCCTTTTGCTAACCCGCAAGGTTACTATAATGATTATTACGCAAACCCGTATTTTACAATAGATAATAACCGCTCTAAAACCAGGAACGATTATCTCGTAGGGAATGCTGAATTGAAATGGAATCCATTAAAATGGATGACTGCTGTTTATAGGGTTGGTCTTGCCACTAGGAACTATAGCAGTAAAAGTTATACCGGTAGGTTCATCTTTGAAGATGATTACTATTTGACAGGTTCTAAAGCAAGTATCCCCGGTTCCGTATCTGATGGTACCGGATATACAACGCAGCTCACTTCTGATTTTCAATTACAGTTTAACCATACTGTAAAGGACTTCGATTTTAACCTGATCTTAGGCCACTTCGCTAGAAATAATACTGCCAAGAATGTTGGCGTAGGTTCTAGTGGTAACATTATTAAAGACTTGTATCATATTAGCGCCCGCCTTGGTGAAGTTAGTGGTTCTGAAGGTGATTATACAGAGCGTCAAATTGGTCTTTGGGGTAACTTGAAAGTAGGATATAAAAACTTCCTATTCTTGGAAATGACTGGTCGTAATGACTGGCGTAGCGTATTGCCAACAAATAACTGGTCATTCTTCTATCCTTCTATTAACGCTTCCTTCATTGCAACAGAAGCTATTGATGCTTTAAAAGATAACAAGTTCTTGAACATGCTCAAGATACGAGGAGGATGGTCACAAATCGGTCAAGCTTCTATTGATCCATATGCATTGGCTTCAACCTACAGTCCTTCAAGAGGTTTTCCCTATCCTAGTGGTCCAGGTTATACTACTGATAACAGGATTGTTGATAGGAACCTCAAGCCGGAAATGACCTATGGTTGGGAGGTAGGATTTGATGCAAGCATGTGGGATAACCGAATTGATCTGAGCGCTACGTATTATTCTACGAGAACTAAAGATCAAACGGTTCCAACCGGGGTATCAACAGCAACCGGGTTCTCATCTTTCTTGAGAAATACTGGTGAGGTATCCAATGCAGGGGTTGAAGTTGCCTTGAGTGTTACGGCGATCCGAACAAAAGATGTTACGTTAACAATAGGTGGTAACTATACACATAATGAAAACGAGGTCATCAGTATTTCAAGCGATGTGCCGAGATTGCAAATGACAACTGGTGGTACTGCCCAAGTATATGCTATACCCGGTATGTACTTCCCGGTAATTATGGGTACCGATTATGTAAGGGATGATCAAGGCCGCATTATTGTAGATAGGAATACTGGTTATCCAAGCCGCGCAGATGGCGTAGTACTATTAGGTAATACAAACCCCAAAAACAGGGCTGGTGTTAATTTGGAATTCCGTTATAAAAACTGGAGACTTTGGACACTATTTGAACACAGGGGCGGATACGTTATTTACAATAATGGCGCCTCTACATACGACTTCTCCGGGTCTTCTATCAGGACTACCCAATATGATCGTGAACGTTTCGTAATTCCTAATTCTTCTTATTGGGATGAAGATTCTAAAACTTACGTAGAGAATACGGATGTTATGGTGCGTGATGGCGGTACAGGTTTCTGGGCTGATGGCGATGGTCCATATAATATGGCGATTGCTAGTAACTACGTATATAGCGGGGATTTCTGGAAAATGAGAGAATTAACGATCACATATAACTTGCCTGCAAAATTCTTAGGTAAAACTAGGGTTATTAAAAATGCTAGTATTAGCGCTCAAGGTCGTAACCTGTTCTTGTGGGTTCCTGATTCAAATATCTATACTGATCCTGAGTATAGCTTTACTGATGGCAATGCGGTTGGTATTACTACTTTAGGACAAACACCTCCGTCTCGTTACTTCGGAGCAAACATTACGATAACCTTCTAA